Proteins from a single region of Limosilactobacillus fermentum:
- the prfA gene encoding peptide chain release factor 1, with product MEEIFDKLQAVADRYDELNELISDPEVIADSQRFMKLSKEEGSLRETVEKYNEYKEVTQTIKDDTEMLREESDPDLVEMTKEELNEAKERQAQLQDELEVLLIPKDPNDDKNIIMEIRGAAGGDEASLFAADLYNMYVRYAEKQGWNVEVVDRNETEVGGFKEIALIITGDQVYSKLKFENGAHRVQRIPATESAGRVHTSTATVGVMPEAEDVDVDLDPKDIRVDVYRSSGAGGQHINKTSSAVRMTHLPTGIVVAMQDERSQQQNRAKAMQILKARVYDYYQQQEQSEYDAQRKNAIGTGDRSERIRTYNYPQNRVTDHRIGLTLNKLDKIMAGDLEEIIESLIIADQAQKLEQLRNE from the coding sequence CGGTTCATGAAGCTCTCAAAGGAAGAAGGGAGCCTACGCGAAACCGTTGAAAAATACAACGAGTACAAGGAAGTCACCCAAACGATTAAGGATGACACCGAGATGTTGCGCGAAGAAAGCGACCCCGACCTGGTGGAAATGACCAAAGAGGAGCTTAACGAAGCCAAGGAACGCCAAGCCCAGCTCCAAGATGAACTGGAAGTCTTGTTAATTCCAAAGGACCCGAATGATGATAAAAACATCATTATGGAAATTCGGGGGGCCGCTGGTGGGGACGAAGCCTCCCTGTTTGCCGCCGATCTGTATAACATGTACGTTCGCTACGCCGAAAAGCAGGGGTGGAACGTTGAAGTGGTTGACCGCAACGAAACCGAAGTCGGCGGGTTCAAGGAAATCGCCCTGATAATTACCGGTGACCAGGTTTACTCCAAGCTGAAGTTTGAAAACGGGGCGCATCGGGTACAACGGATTCCGGCGACCGAATCGGCGGGCCGGGTGCACACGTCGACGGCGACCGTGGGGGTAATGCCGGAAGCCGAAGACGTTGACGTGGACCTGGATCCAAAGGACATCCGGGTCGACGTTTACCGCTCTTCTGGGGCTGGTGGTCAGCACATTAACAAGACCTCCTCGGCCGTACGGATGACCCACTTGCCAACGGGGATCGTGGTGGCAATGCAAGACGAGCGTTCCCAACAGCAAAACCGGGCCAAGGCAATGCAGATTTTAAAGGCCCGGGTTTACGATTACTACCAACAACAAGAACAGTCTGAATACGATGCCCAACGTAAAAACGCGATTGGGACCGGGGACCGTTCGGAACGAATCCGGACGTACAACTACCCGCAAAACCGGGTTACCGACCACCGGATTGGCCTGACCCTAAACAAGCTCGATAAGATCATGGCTGGTGACCTAGAAGAAATCATCGAATCGCTAATCATTGCCGATCAGGCCCAAAAGCTGGAGCAATTACGCAATGAGTAA
- the prmC gene encoding peptide chain release factor N(5)-glutamine methyltransferase, giving the protein MSNNWTYFQAQRWASSFLGDHGKDPSAAQFILEMLHDWSMTDLLANNRQPMPVEEATRYQRAITRVASSEPAQYVVGKAPFFGRKFVVNRDVLIPETETEELVEWVLDSMPADKELKVLDLGTGSGVIGITLALERPKWQVTLSDISAAALKIALTNQRLHGTNLNQVESDLFARLGDQRFDLIVTNPPYVALSEIDEMDPEVLEYEPPLALFASENGLAFYRRLFAAAGEHLTPRGVLFGETGHRQEERIQQLLKELAPSAKIETRHDIAGRMRMIKVTDFD; this is encoded by the coding sequence ATGAGTAATAATTGGACCTACTTTCAAGCCCAGCGATGGGCTTCTTCTTTTTTAGGGGACCATGGTAAGGATCCATCAGCGGCGCAGTTTATTTTGGAAATGCTCCACGACTGGTCGATGACCGACCTGTTGGCCAATAATCGTCAACCGATGCCCGTAGAAGAAGCCACCCGCTACCAACGGGCGATCACCCGGGTTGCCAGTAGCGAACCGGCCCAGTACGTGGTAGGCAAGGCGCCCTTTTTTGGGCGGAAGTTTGTGGTTAACCGGGACGTCTTGATTCCGGAAACCGAAACCGAGGAGTTGGTTGAATGGGTCCTGGATTCGATGCCGGCGGATAAGGAACTCAAGGTGTTGGACCTCGGAACCGGGAGCGGGGTAATTGGTATTACCCTGGCCTTGGAGCGCCCTAAGTGGCAAGTTACCCTGAGTGACATTTCGGCGGCCGCCTTGAAGATCGCCCTGACTAACCAACGCTTGCACGGGACCAACTTAAACCAAGTCGAAAGCGACCTCTTCGCGCGGCTAGGGGACCAGCGTTTCGACCTGATCGTTACCAACCCCCCGTACGTCGCGCTAAGTGAAATTGACGAGATGGATCCGGAGGTTTTGGAGTACGAACCGCCGCTGGCCCTGTTTGCTAGTGAGAACGGCTTAGCCTTTTACCGCCGTTTGTTTGCGGCCGCCGGTGAGCACTTAACGCCCCGGGGGGTCCTGTTTGGTGAAACTGGTCACCGACAAGAAGAACGAATTCAGCAGCTATTAAAGGAACTGGCACCGAGCGCTAAAATTGAGACCCGTCACGACATTGCGGGGCGAATGCGGATGATTAAGGTGACAGACTTTGATTAG
- a CDS encoding L-threonylcarbamoyladenylate synthase, with translation MVKTVIFQPAEVKQAAKLIQAGQLVAFPTETVYGLGADATNEEAVKQVYLAKGRPSDNPLIVHVSSLAMVEHFAAEIPAKAKQLMDRFWPGSLTIILRVKPGTLSKTVTGGLDTVAFRFPDCQPTLDLISQVGVPIVGPSANTSGKPSPTTANHVYHDLNNKIAGIIDNGPTRVGVESTVLDMSTSQPVILRPGAVTKQDIEGVIGSIDINHHQVKQDEVPKAPGMKYKHYAPNAQVYIVDPADDWGEVAAVIAQSKEQVGLMATDQVLHAHVWSVQADQFSLGTGVQEASAHLFEGLRDFDNQEEIHQIFCQGFEPTGLGAAYMNRLNKSAGGAHFRDLLNK, from the coding sequence ATGGTGAAAACAGTCATTTTTCAACCAGCGGAAGTAAAGCAAGCGGCCAAGTTGATCCAAGCAGGTCAACTGGTGGCCTTTCCAACCGAGACGGTGTACGGCTTGGGGGCCGATGCTACTAACGAGGAAGCCGTCAAGCAAGTCTACCTAGCCAAGGGACGACCGAGTGATAACCCGTTGATTGTTCACGTTTCCTCGTTAGCGATGGTTGAGCACTTTGCCGCAGAAATTCCGGCAAAGGCTAAGCAATTAATGGACCGCTTTTGGCCCGGTTCCTTAACGATTATTTTACGGGTCAAACCCGGCACCCTTTCTAAAACGGTCACTGGTGGTTTGGATACGGTTGCCTTTCGCTTCCCCGATTGCCAGCCCACCCTCGATTTGATTAGCCAGGTGGGGGTACCGATCGTGGGCCCGTCCGCTAACACCTCGGGGAAACCGAGTCCCACCACGGCTAACCACGTCTACCACGATCTAAACAACAAGATCGCCGGGATTATCGATAACGGTCCGACCCGGGTGGGGGTTGAATCGACCGTTTTGGATATGTCAACGAGCCAACCGGTGATCTTACGGCCTGGAGCCGTCACCAAGCAAGACATTGAAGGGGTGATCGGCTCAATTGACATCAACCATCACCAAGTCAAACAAGATGAGGTTCCCAAGGCGCCGGGAATGAAGTACAAGCATTACGCTCCCAACGCCCAGGTCTACATCGTCGATCCCGCTGATGATTGGGGAGAAGTAGCGGCGGTGATCGCCCAGTCGAAGGAGCAGGTGGGCTTAATGGCTACCGACCAAGTGCTTCACGCCCACGTTTGGTCGGTTCAGGCCGATCAATTCTCCCTGGGGACGGGAGTGCAAGAGGCCAGCGCCCATTTGTTTGAGGGGCTCCGGGACTTTGATAATCAAGAAGAGATCCACCAAATCTTTTGCCAAGGGTTTGAACCGACCGGACTGGGAGCGGCTTACATGAACCGTTTGAATAAGTCGGCGGGTGGGGCCCACTTCCGGGATTTGCTCAATAAATAA
- the glyA gene encoding serine hydroxymethyltransferase, giving the protein MEYAGKDAQLWAAIGREEQRQEGTIELIASENIVSKEVAAAQGSVLTNKYAEGYPGKRYYGGCQFIDQVEQLAIDHAKELFGAAYANVQPHSGSQANMAVYQALLKPGDTILGMGMDAGGHLTHGSKVNFSGKLYHTYGYELSPETEELDYDAILAQAKEIQPQLIVAGASAYSQIIDWDKFRQIADEVGAYLMVDMAHIAGLVATGYHPNPVPVADVVTTTTHKTLRGPRGGMILSKSEELGKKFNSAVFPGTQGGPLEHVIAGKAQAFYEDLQPAFKDYIGQVVKNAAAMAEVFNESETIRVVTGGTANHLLVLDLTKTGLTGKDAQALLDSVMITTNKEAIPNDQRSPFVTSGLRVGTPAITSRGFKEDDAKQVASLIIKALDNADDQTILAEVKEAVHALTQAHPVD; this is encoded by the coding sequence ATGGAATATGCAGGTAAGGACGCCCAACTTTGGGCCGCAATCGGACGCGAAGAACAACGCCAAGAGGGCACGATTGAACTGATCGCCTCAGAAAACATTGTTTCAAAAGAAGTTGCCGCCGCACAGGGGTCTGTCTTAACCAACAAGTACGCTGAGGGGTACCCTGGCAAGCGCTACTACGGCGGTTGCCAATTTATTGACCAGGTGGAGCAACTCGCCATTGATCACGCTAAGGAACTCTTTGGCGCTGCCTACGCTAACGTTCAACCCCACTCCGGTTCCCAAGCTAACATGGCGGTCTACCAAGCATTATTAAAGCCTGGCGACACCATCTTGGGGATGGGGATGGACGCCGGGGGCCACTTAACCCACGGTTCCAAGGTTAATTTCTCCGGGAAGCTTTACCACACCTACGGTTACGAACTCAGTCCCGAAACCGAGGAACTGGATTACGACGCCATCCTAGCTCAGGCTAAGGAAATCCAACCCCAGTTGATCGTGGCGGGGGCGTCTGCTTACAGCCAAATCATCGACTGGGACAAGTTCCGCCAAATCGCCGATGAAGTGGGTGCTTACTTGATGGTCGACATGGCCCACATTGCCGGCCTGGTGGCTACGGGTTACCACCCGAACCCGGTTCCGGTTGCCGACGTTGTGACGACGACCACCCACAAGACTTTGCGTGGACCACGGGGCGGGATGATCCTATCCAAGTCTGAAGAACTAGGTAAGAAGTTTAACTCGGCCGTCTTCCCGGGTACGCAAGGGGGACCGCTGGAACACGTGATTGCCGGGAAGGCCCAGGCCTTTTACGAGGACTTACAACCAGCCTTTAAGGATTACATTGGCCAAGTGGTGAAAAACGCCGCGGCTATGGCGGAAGTGTTCAACGAATCCGAAACGATCCGGGTGGTCACTGGTGGGACGGCCAACCACTTGTTGGTCCTTGACCTAACGAAGACCGGCTTAACCGGTAAGGACGCCCAGGCCCTGCTCGATTCCGTGATGATCACCACTAACAAGGAAGCAATTCCAAACGACCAACGCAGCCCGTTTGTTACTTCCGGTCTGCGGGTCGGGACGCCAGCTATCACCTCGCGTGGCTTTAAAGAAGACGACGCCAAGCAGGTGGCCAGCCTGATTATCAAGGCGTTAGACAACGCTGACGACCAAACCATTTTGGCTGAAGTGAAAGAAGCCGTTCACGCCCTCACCCAGGCGCACCCGGTTGACTAA
- the upp gene encoding uracil phosphoribosyltransferase — protein MGKFEVLDHPLIQHKLTMIRDKRVGTKVFRETVKEISTLMAYEVSRNMPLKDVEVETPIAKTTQKELAGKKVAIIPILRAGLGMVDGMTELIPAAKIGFIGMYRDEETLKPHEYFVKLPNDITERQLFIVDPMLATGGSAVMAIEALKKRGCQEKNMKFACLVAAPEGVKAVQEAFPDVDIYTAGLDERLNEDGYIVPGLGDAGDRLFGTK, from the coding sequence ATGGGTAAATTTGAGGTGCTGGATCACCCGCTAATTCAACATAAGTTAACGATGATTCGCGACAAGCGGGTCGGAACGAAGGTCTTCCGGGAAACGGTCAAGGAAATTTCAACCTTGATGGCCTACGAAGTTTCCCGTAACATGCCCCTAAAGGACGTTGAAGTGGAAACGCCAATTGCCAAAACCACTCAAAAGGAATTGGCTGGGAAAAAGGTAGCCATCATTCCGATCTTACGGGCCGGCCTGGGGATGGTCGATGGGATGACCGAATTGATCCCAGCAGCCAAAATTGGCTTTATTGGGATGTACCGGGATGAAGAAACCTTGAAGCCGCACGAATACTTCGTGAAGTTGCCAAACGACATTACGGAACGGCAACTCTTCATCGTTGACCCGATGCTTGCGACCGGTGGGTCAGCCGTAATGGCCATCGAAGCCCTAAAGAAGCGGGGCTGCCAAGAAAAGAACATGAAGTTTGCCTGCTTAGTAGCGGCGCCAGAAGGGGTTAAGGCGGTTCAAGAGGCCTTCCCGGATGTTGATATCTACACGGCTGGGCTGGACGAACGCTTAAACGAAGATGGTTACATTGTGCCTGGCCTCGGGGACGCGGGGGACCGCCTCTTCGGGACCAAGTAG
- a CDS encoding YibE/F family protein, whose protein sequence is MWKTGWWKAKYKLVIALIVLGVGAMIFTTHNQRLYKAPLAQVVAVENGKAQKETDEFQNVDYQVNQTLTVKMLNGKYTGKEFKVNNTYTKSGALDQRYYPRNQIFLSQLTKRNGHLTANVAGYKRDVVLVFLGWLVIFLLVLMMGWAGSLAMLSVCLNAVLFYFVIQIDLKMQANHAFLTFSILALLFAVLSLLLVLGPTKKMVATFLATVLGTSVAMLVSVLVMNLTHHQGIYYESMQYVTQVPRPLFLAETLLGSLGAVMDEASDIVATLHELHEIDPTISRRQLFLSGRNIGKSIMGPLVNVLFMIFMADTFTSALLYIKNGNNWGYTFSMNMSLGTVQSLVSGIGIVLAIPLVSAFAALLYGRKGEAA, encoded by the coding sequence ATGTGGAAAACTGGGTGGTGGAAGGCGAAGTATAAACTCGTCATCGCCCTAATTGTACTCGGGGTGGGAGCGATGATCTTCACAACCCATAACCAGCGCTTGTATAAGGCCCCGTTGGCCCAGGTGGTGGCCGTTGAAAACGGGAAGGCGCAAAAGGAAACTGACGAGTTCCAAAATGTCGACTACCAGGTTAACCAAACGTTGACCGTCAAAATGTTGAACGGGAAATACACCGGTAAGGAGTTTAAGGTGAACAATACCTACACCAAGTCGGGGGCCCTGGACCAACGTTATTACCCGAGAAATCAAATCTTTTTGAGCCAGTTGACAAAGCGAAATGGCCACCTGACGGCTAACGTGGCCGGTTACAAGCGTGACGTGGTCTTAGTATTTTTGGGCTGGCTAGTGATCTTCTTGCTGGTCTTAATGATGGGGTGGGCCGGCAGTCTGGCGATGTTAAGTGTTTGCCTCAACGCCGTCTTGTTCTACTTCGTCATTCAAATTGACCTGAAGATGCAGGCGAATCACGCCTTTTTGACCTTTTCCATTTTAGCCCTGCTCTTTGCGGTCCTCTCGCTCTTGTTGGTGCTTGGACCGACTAAAAAAATGGTGGCGACCTTTTTAGCGACCGTTTTGGGGACTTCGGTGGCAATGTTGGTGTCGGTGCTGGTGATGAATTTAACTCACCACCAGGGAATCTATTACGAATCGATGCAATACGTTACCCAGGTCCCGCGGCCCCTCTTTTTGGCTGAGACCTTACTGGGGTCTTTAGGGGCGGTAATGGATGAGGCGAGTGACATCGTAGCGACCCTACACGAGTTACACGAGATTGACCCGACGATCAGTCGCCGGCAACTCTTCTTGTCTGGGCGCAACATCGGCAAGTCAATCATGGGTCCCCTCGTGAACGTCTTGTTCATGATTTTTATGGCCGATACCTTTACTTCGGCCCTTCTCTACATTAAAAACGGGAATAATTGGGGCTACACCTTTTCAATGAACATGAGCTTGGGGACCGTTCAAAGTTTGGTATCCGGGATCGGAATCGTCCTAGCAATTCCGTTAGTATCGGCCTTTGCCGCGCTCTTGTACGGGAGAAAGGGGGAAGCAGCATGA
- a CDS encoding YibE/F family protein yields MSSITALGLVLMLLMIAVGGRQGWSAFLSLLLNFGFLFFAIILIAFHVPPMMVTLMTGVIILAITIFMSEDDLRTTVTAFWASLVVLLVLVVLIYLVEHWAMAQGFGLEDSDDLEGMSTAIGISYLKVIITTATLSTLGAIAEAAMAIAAGLTEILGEHPDLSDNRLMQSGMEIGKQIIGTTLNTLFFGFFGGLLALFIWFAGLNYSFGTIVNDKIFVSEIIAVLISFIAVIVTVPASTMIMIWQKHRGIDKDEVVK; encoded by the coding sequence ATGAGTTCAATTACCGCTCTGGGGCTGGTTTTGATGCTATTGATGATTGCCGTGGGGGGCCGGCAAGGCTGGTCCGCCTTTTTATCGTTGCTCTTAAACTTTGGTTTCCTCTTCTTTGCCATCATCCTGATCGCCTTTCACGTCCCGCCAATGATGGTAACCCTAATGACCGGGGTGATCATCTTAGCAATCACGATCTTTATGAGCGAAGACGATTTACGCACCACCGTGACCGCCTTTTGGGCCTCATTGGTGGTCCTCTTGGTTTTGGTGGTCTTAATCTACTTGGTTGAGCACTGGGCGATGGCCCAAGGGTTCGGCCTGGAAGACAGCGACGACTTGGAGGGGATGTCAACGGCAATTGGAATCTCCTATTTAAAGGTGATCATCACCACGGCGACCCTGTCAACGCTAGGGGCGATTGCCGAAGCGGCGATGGCGATTGCCGCCGGGCTAACCGAGATCTTAGGGGAGCACCCCGACCTGTCTGATAACCGCCTCATGCAAAGCGGGATGGAGATTGGTAAGCAGATTATCGGGACAACCTTGAACACGCTGTTCTTCGGTTTCTTTGGTGGTTTGTTGGCCCTCTTCATCTGGTTTGCCGGGCTTAACTACTCCTTTGGGACGATCGTTAACGATAAGATCTTTGTCAGCGAGATCATCGCCGTTTTGATTTCCTTTATCGCCGTGATCGTGACCGTCCCGGCCTCGACGATGATCATGATTTGGCAAAAGCACCGGGGGATTGACAAGGACGAGGTCGTCAAGTAG
- a CDS encoding uracil-xanthine permease family protein, producing the protein MEEKRRDVVLDVDERPGTGQWIGLSLQHMFSMFGSTVLVPILVGLNPGIALFSSGVGTLMYLLITRHKIPAYMGSSFSFIVPMMALMKSTGYPGIAQGTIAVGCVYLIVSLIVSRFGSAWIDRILPPIVVGPIVMVIGLSLAATAAKDATMNGSTYDIKYFIVAMLTLLITIIFNMFFKGFLGLIPILLGIVGGYIIACLFGIVKFSGVMSAHWFSLPAFQIPFFNYHPQFYWGAILSMAPIAFVTMTEHMGHIMVLNELTDRNYFKDPGLNHTLAGDGTASIIAGFVGGPPVTSYGENIGVLAITRVHSVYVLAGAASFAILFSFVGKLSALIESIPSPVIGGISFLLFGVIASSGLRVMIEDQTDFNEKRNLMISSVILVIGIGNAYLQLGQYEFSGLAVAAVLGIVLNLVLPQKAASER; encoded by the coding sequence ATGGAAGAGAAAAGACGGGACGTCGTCTTAGACGTTGATGAACGCCCTGGCACTGGGCAGTGGATTGGACTGTCCTTACAACACATGTTTTCCATGTTTGGGTCAACCGTGTTGGTCCCCATTCTGGTGGGGTTAAACCCGGGAATTGCCCTGTTTAGTTCCGGGGTCGGTACCCTGATGTACCTGTTAATTACTCGCCACAAGATCCCGGCGTACATGGGATCGAGTTTTTCCTTTATCGTGCCGATGATGGCGCTGATGAAGTCGACGGGCTACCCAGGGATTGCTCAGGGGACGATCGCCGTTGGGTGCGTCTACCTGATCGTGTCGTTGATCGTTTCCCGCTTCGGTTCGGCGTGGATTGATCGTATCTTGCCTCCAATTGTGGTGGGACCAATTGTAATGGTAATTGGGTTGTCCTTAGCCGCCACCGCCGCCAAGGACGCCACCATGAACGGGAGCACTTACGACATTAAGTACTTTATCGTGGCGATGTTAACCCTGTTGATCACGATCATTTTTAACATGTTTTTCAAGGGCTTCTTAGGCTTAATCCCGATCCTCTTGGGGATTGTTGGTGGTTACATCATTGCCTGCCTGTTTGGAATCGTGAAGTTCAGTGGCGTAATGTCCGCCCACTGGTTTAGTCTGCCTGCCTTTCAAATTCCGTTTTTTAACTATCACCCGCAGTTTTATTGGGGCGCCATTTTATCAATGGCCCCGATTGCCTTTGTGACGATGACTGAGCACATGGGCCACATTATGGTCTTAAATGAACTGACCGACCGGAACTACTTTAAGGATCCGGGGTTAAACCACACCCTGGCAGGGGACGGGACGGCTTCGATCATCGCCGGGTTTGTCGGGGGGCCTCCGGTAACCTCTTACGGTGAAAACATTGGGGTCTTGGCAATTACCCGGGTTCACTCGGTATACGTCTTAGCCGGGGCGGCGTCCTTTGCCATCCTCTTCTCCTTTGTGGGGAAGCTATCGGCCCTGATTGAATCAATCCCTTCCCCGGTGATCGGGGGGATCTCCTTCCTCTTGTTTGGGGTGATCGCCTCCTCTGGGCTCCGGGTGATGATTGAAGACCAAACCGACTTTAACGAAAAGCGTAACCTGATGATCTCTTCGGTGATTTTGGTGATTGGGATCGGGAACGCGTACCTGCAACTGGGCCAATACGAATTCTCTGGTTTGGCGGTGGCCGCCGTCTTGGGGATCGTTTTGAACCTAGTTCTCCCACAAAAAGCGGCTAGCGAACGCTAA
- the atpB gene encoding F0F1 ATP synthase subunit A: MGGDAFTFELFGLTFNWTNLISGTIVFVITFFLLFGLSRHLQMKPTGGQNVLEWIVEFTNGIVRGQMPSETSGFYSFFVFVLFVFLFISNQLGLIIQFGWNGHEIVKSPTADPVVTMTLALCAVTLSHFAGVARQGVKGYFADYFKPFSLMFPIKLVEEFSNFLTLGLRIFGNIYAGELLLKLLAGMAFSHGIPTMIVSLPLEIIWQGFSVFIGAIQAYVFVTLTTVYISRKVTGE, from the coding sequence ATGGGCGGTGATGCGTTCACTTTTGAACTATTCGGCCTGACCTTCAACTGGACCAACTTGATCTCCGGTACGATCGTCTTCGTCATTACCTTCTTCCTGTTATTTGGGTTGTCAAGGCACCTGCAGATGAAGCCAACCGGTGGCCAAAACGTCTTGGAATGGATCGTGGAATTTACGAACGGGATTGTGCGTGGACAAATGCCTTCAGAAACGAGTGGTTTTTACAGTTTCTTTGTATTTGTCTTGTTCGTCTTCCTTTTCATTTCCAACCAACTTGGTTTGATCATTCAGTTCGGCTGGAACGGGCATGAAATTGTCAAAAGTCCAACCGCAGATCCGGTAGTTACCATGACGCTTGCCTTGTGTGCCGTTACGCTGTCACACTTTGCGGGGGTCGCTCGACAAGGCGTTAAGGGTTACTTTGCGGACTACTTCAAGCCATTCTCACTTATGTTTCCAATTAAGTTGGTTGAAGAGTTTAGTAACTTCCTAACCTTAGGGCTGCGGATCTTTGGTAATATTTATGCCGGTGAATTACTGTTGAAATTACTTGCTGGAATGGCGTTCTCTCACGGGATTCCTACGATGATCGTGAGCCTGCCACTAGAAATTATTTGGCAAGGCTTCTCAGTCTTCATCGGGGCCATTCAGGCTTATGTCTTTGTAACATTAACGACGGTTTATATTTCTCGGAAGGTAACCGGGGAATAA